TAttgtttctcttttattgtGTTGTCCAGATATGGTGGAATATATCTTGATTCTGATATCATAATTTTGAAGCCGTTATCTGGGCTTAATAATACTGTTGGTATGGAGGATCATCTTAGTGGAAGTTCTTTGAATGGTGCTGTGATGGCATTTAGGAAGCACAGGTAAGAACAGAACACGTTCTTCAATGGTAGGAACTCATTTGCTATAGTTGATCGTTATTGCACGTttgttctttctcttcttcactATCAACTGGCTCAGATTTCCAATCACGAATTTTTATGTTCTGTTCGTTGACATTGCACCACAATGAAATGTACTATACAAACTTGTTTGGGGGGTGGGGGCACGGAGCATGGAGTCTGGGATTGGCAGGATtgttactaaaatatttttctgtgCATGTCACATGTTTATTTGTGAATTGTGATATATTTTGTTGTTATCTCTTTTCTGAAAGCTGCAATGACTTTCTGAAGAAGGTTGGGGACAGAGAACTCACTGTTGGAGAGAAAGAACTGCTTTATGACCAAAAAGAAGGAATTAAGTTCTAGATGTCAGGCATGAAGTTGATGTtctcttcatatatatattttatgagttATGATCAATTAATtcatttattgcaagaaaagtgagtaaaaaaaaaaactttggatTATACATTGAAAGTTTGGATGTGATATTTCCTTCCCTTTTGATGTAGCTCTTTCGTAATGGAGTGCTTGAAAGAGTTCTATATGACATATGATGATACACGTTTGAGATGGAATGGGGCTGATCTTTTGACAAGAGTTGCAAGAAAGTTTTTGAGCCTAGAGAATACATCCACTAGACAGCTGGAATTGAATGTGCAAGCTTCTTTCACTTTCTTCCCTATCAGTTCTCAGCATATCACAAGGTATATATCTAAACTCCTTGCCATCTTATTTGTTTTCATGCGTATACTGGTGAGGGCATTTATAAGATGTTTTTAAACATCGTGATCTTTGAGTTGTAGcatctaaataaaatttaattcagcCTATACATATAACTAAGGCATTTTAATTCATCCTATAGGTTGCCCTCTCTATGACTTTAGTGTTggatactaatttaattaagtcTTTAACCCTCATGATCATAACAAAAGGTTGATGGTGCAGGTATTAAGATCTGCTTTGGTCTTAATTTGAGGCTATTTTGGCTCTTTTATAAGGCCCATACTGCCACTTACTTACCTGTTCAAGTCTATGGACCCTTTTTTGGGCCTTTGActttaaataaattaacttaAATGCAGAAACATGGCTGCCAGCACAAAATTTCTAATCATAGCATAAACCTCTGTTTTGATGCAGACAAACTGAGGAAAAATCAGACGAACTAATGAAACCCTGTAGTTATCAAAtcaagatctttcatttattttttttatttctttttctgcttGGTTCTCCAAGGGCAAGAAAAACACAGAAAAAGTGCCAATTAAGATAGGGCAAGAAAAATGCAACTATTGCTATTACTGTTgtcattatatttattattgttgttttaagtTGGTAAAATAACTACTTATATTTTATCCCAACCCATGGATATACCAAAGTGACGTCCTGATATGGGCTGCATTTCCCACCCATGCTGTTGAACAACGGCACTAATGATGAGTCAATTGCTGTCTTATTCCTGGCTATTCTATGTGTTAATGATTGATATAGAAAATTCGATCACTTGCATCAGTTATTTTTGCTCCCCAGAGTGATGTAGTTGCCATGTGGGGTTGTCTGATACTCTGATTCATGTTTACTTcgttctttattattttatggctCTAGCCTTACATTTTCAAACAAGTTGTGTAGCACCTTTGTTTCACATGGCGCTCTTATTTTTCCTCATTTATTACTTAAACGGTTTGAGCTGCAAACAGATATTTTTCTACACCGGCAACTGAGGCTGAGAAAGCTAAACAAGATGCTTTGTTCAGGAAGATTCTGAAGGAGTTATTGACTTTTCATTTTTGGAACAGCTTGACATCTGCTCTCATTCCAGAAACAGACAGCCTTGTATCCAGGCTTATTGATCACCACTGTATACATTGTTTTGATGTGTTGTGACCTTCACAAAAGACTACATTTGTCCAGATCCGGTCAAAATAGAATGCAGCAAATAGCCTTAACTTGTCGAAGCATCCATTTCCTAGCCACTAGAGAAATCTGAGGCTCTGAGTTGTATCGACCATCGGAGTTTAGGTTGGTAAAATGAGGTATAGCCATATTCGTGTACTTGTACAGTATTATTTGTATGTTTGTTGTATTGAAAATATAGTCTCTTACAATGCTGATACAAAATCAATCATGCTTTTCTaggatcatttttttataggtcaGGGTAAATTTTTAGTCTGATTTGTTGCTGAGCACTGAGCAGgatgtttttatcttattattcatCTTCCCGTTCTTCTTGCCaatgtaatatataatcaacttaaagatgcatgtgatatatattttatttcattggtCCAGAAATTTTCTTCCTGTGACATCGAAGAGAATTTGTCACTGGTGCATATGAAAATGTGGAAAGATGTTTCATTATGAACtattagaaaaaatctagttgtaagcataattgtgcactaatctacgCACCAATTTAATGTGaatggtcaaaaagtagattttattgaaaatagtgttaatttaaattttaagtatgaaggaatcagtattggtacgcagattagtatgcgactatacttgtatgtaacaaaattctaaatattataATTCCTCCCTTGAGGATGCTGGAATAGTCTTTCTCGCACTCTCTCTACGTGAATGGTTTTTTTCTCCAAGGATGCAATGATATCTCCCTGGACTTCTGATTTTTATGGTAATGTTCTTCATAGGCTGACATTCTTGACATTGTCACGTCTGGAATTTGAGCAATGTCACATAACCTCCCAACCTCTAcacactacttttttttttttttttaattttttaattttttttaaattttttttgagtttattctttttaaattaattcaattttttattcattatttatatattaaatatttgataaaagaaaaaaaaattaaaaattaaaaaaatagtggtGTGTGGAGGTTGTATGAATAGTAGGaaattgtgtagattttttgcCGGGATTTTCCCAAACACTCTAAGTGTATCTGTTTTACTGGATAATGCAGTTGATAAACGTGGTAGGAAATCAGATTTGATCTATAATGTCAGAGCTTTGTGACTTTGtcgaacaaccaaaatcaaattGGAAATATCTGGATTATGCATTGTGCTTGGAATGGGGGGATTAGTGCAGACCTTGAAACAGGCAGTTTAACATACAGTGGTTGTCTCCCTAAATAAAATCATGCTCGGGCTCACCATTTTTATCTGGGAAAGGAAAACGAATGTTACTCCCTCCTAGAATCATGGAATAACTTTTGAGGTTTCACTCGAAACCTCTGTCCCTCCATCTCCGCAGGCATAGAGAACTCATTGCTGTCTCGGCTATACCATTGGAGGCTTTGGGGAAGTTGGAATTGGAGAGCTGCATGCCATACAGTATGagcagaaaatgaaaatatatattttaaattaactgCACAAAAACTTGTTTATTCATGCTAGAGTTGGACAACACTACTCGTTAACAAAACAGCTCCATGCATGACTGTTTTATAGATCCTTGTTGTATACAAAGAACTAGGTAGAAATTCGAGGAGCAAAGCATGTAAAGCACCAGCTCTTTGTAAAGCACAATAAGTTTGGGTCCACAGCAACCTGACCATCATCCTTCATCAACATGTGCTAGCCTATCTCCTTTCGATTGCCAATTGTTAACTGCATACCCTACCGTCTTGCCGATTTTAAGATACATCAGGAGCAAGAGGTAGTGGAGGAAATCATAGGTAATTATATACAAGAAACATTCTCAGTAAGCAGCATTCGGCCCAAAGCATCTCTTTGTTACAGGGTTCCATACCCATTGCACAAGAAACTTTCTTCCCTTCACTCCATTCACATTATAGCCAGATCCCCAAGAATCCCTATAAACTTTACCAACATATCCACCACCCCCACCAGTCCCATAAACACCCATACACAAATCTGCAATTTCGGTAGGTGCAGTTGGATCATCCCCGGCATACCATGCGTTCACAAGCGGGTTACTTGACACTTCCGCGAGCTCATGAGCGATCACACTAATCATTCCATCAGCACCCGCATCCCCATTAGGTGCACGCATTATGTTGTTGCCTCCATTTGTGCTTGGTGGTGGCTTTCCTGAATACTTAGGCCATGCAAATGGATAGGAACAGACACCCGGGCATTGAGTCCCACTATGACCAACCCAAGCATAGGGTACGGTGACTCCAACAATGTTTGGGAAGGTGAAGTAATGAAAGCCACAGACTGCCCTACAGAAGTCTTGGACTTGAACATCTGGAGAGGTCAGCACTAGGTAGAGACCATTGTGAGGATTGAGAGGCAGAGCTCGTGGATATGCATTGACTGCAGTTCCGATGACAGATTGGATTGCTAGACGACTCAGATAACCACCATGGGAGTATTTAGAATCGTAGAACTCCCCTGAAAGGACGATGCTCCCTGTGATATTTGATCCTGTTTGGTCGGTGTAGAGCCGGACGGTCCGCCACCAATCAGCGACAGAAGGgtaagaggaagaggaagagagggAGTAGAGGAAATCTCTTATGGTGGCTTGGTGAGTTGGATTCCAATGGCCATACCAGATTACATAAAGTTTTATAGGAGAAGCCAGGACAGGACCCATGTGGTACTCAAGGTTCACTAGATCAGAGGAGCCCTCATAGTTCAAAGCCTGATCGAATTGCTTGTTATGGCTCCATGAAAGAGCTAGTGCAGAGAAACAAAAGCAAGAAATCAGGAGGAAATGACAGTAGCGATGCTTTTGCATTTCGTATCCTATTGCTATTGGTATTTTGGGCTTGAGGTGTCGAGTCTGGTGATAGTTAAGGAAGCTCTTATAAAGAGAAACAGATGATGAGAAGTTAGGAGGTGGTTGAGAGATTCTTCTTTAGTATTTTCTTGTGGTGGGCAGTGGTTTGCATGTTGACATAATGCCACATGTCCATCATTATATACTTTTCAATGAGAATTATGTTGCTCCCCTCTGCTTTTTTACTCTCTATTACTTTTGTTCACAATTAGAAAAAGGTGCAAGACTAACAAGCCTTTGAATGCATTTCATAATTCAGTAACCCCAAAATAAACTATGGTAAGACATTGGGATCAGAGCAGAGCTATTTGTTAATATTCAGAAAGGTGGTAATGAAGGGGgcttttatatatgaatatatgatACTTCTCCCTCTCAAAGAGTTTTGTTTCCCCTGCCTCCTTTCTTCAACAGGTCAAATATTAAAATGCCAAGATAacatggatttttatttttctttcttattgttCTTGGAAAAGACAAAATAACTGACTTTCAATCTTTGAGTTAAAGACAAACAGGATGATAAACATCTGAATAGCAGTGGGTTTTGCAGTATAGACTATAGAACTCATAATTGTTCAAAGGACTGAACATAAAATATACGACttttgataaagaaaaaaacttgtcttgaaattttgaaacaaatagaaaaatggAACGAGTCTGCACGATTTGCGCTCTAAATGGAGGTGTGATATAAATGAAAACACTTGACCTGGCTGAGAGTAAAATAAAGGCAGAGACAATAAAGAAGGGGAGTGAAACGATGAGAGTCGACACCAACTGTAAAAGTGAATTATAATTATGTCTGCACCCAGTGGCAAAAGCAAGCATGTGATATGCCTTCGATCCAAAGTTTCCACCCTTTTCACATCTTTGACTCTCTATGCTTCTTTCGGGCAAAAACAAAAGTTTAATATATTAGGAAGTTGTTTTGTAGAAAAACTGTCTCTTAGGTATAAAGATTAAGTGGCAACAACATTGAACAAAAGTAAGTGACTTTGACCATTAAAGGTGTTGTCTTAGTCGTAAACCCTATTCTCAAGAATTCGAGGGCAGATTTTTACGCGATTAGAAGATCCTTCCAATTGGCTAAAATCCGTTACGCGCAAGTTCCGGCCTCAAAGAAAATGGTCATGAAAGGGCATGAAATTTATACCCATAATCACTAATTTCTTTGTACTATCTTTTAAATGGAATTGATATCAGGCTATGACTTAAGTAtgactaaaaaatgaaaaattaataagtAAATTATAGAAATGGTAACCTAAGGAGTTGTTACTGTCCAAAATGAGTCATCAGAAAATGGACTAGAAGGTTGTCCCTGATTCATTGATATGTGGGGTGGGTGGCATGACCTCAGACTCACTAAAAATCCATGCCACCATCAGTGATAGTACGCTTCCCCAATAACAAGTAAAATATCTAGCAATCATGTAAAGGTAAAGAGGTGCATGTGATAGCAGAAGCATCTTCAATTCCCATCCCTTAATTATGGGGGTGGAATGGACTCTAAATAAAGGTTAAAAGATGCTCCACGCTATCTACCCATTACTCAATAATCAAAAGAGATCATCTTAAATGAAAAAGGGATGTAGTAATAAATGAAGCCTTGCAATAGAAGGTCAGGCAGGGACAGATTATTGTTTGTAAAGCACATGAAAATGATCTCAgttatattatcttttttttttttttgggggggggggggggggggggggcgataAAGATTTATGAGATGGAAGAGTCTATGAGCCTAAATGCCAATAGAAaagttcaagaaaaaaaaaaagaaattcagaAATAAGGtataaaaaagagaaacagAAAGAAACTTCAACAATATAAAATGCAGCAAAAGGGAAATTTAATGCATACAAACAAAATAGAAACAAGTGTTGATTATTGAATCAAGAAACTAATATTAAACAATcttgaagttctttgttctcATAACCTAGCTAGTTTAGAAGATCTTGGATTTGGAATATCTTCCTTTGATTGGGTTAAAGTGAGTCATATTGAGAAAGTGGCAATAACTGCAAGATGAGGTGCAATGTACATTGGAATGTCAAAGTTCACATGCACAAATGTATAAGATACTGTTCCCTCATTAACATATTTGGGTTTGATTATACATAACAACTAggtcaattttattttgaagtattAAAAGATAGGGCCCTGTATTCAATGTTTTGttagaataatattaattattaaactacTTCATGCACCAATTAAGGCATGACATGTTCTGTTCCTTATGTCATTGATGATATGTAAGATGTTGGTTGGGCCAAATATATCGGAAAGTATGAACAACATATTAAATTTTGTTACATTGGCTGTATGGAGAAAATGTAAAATTTGCACcaatttgtaaatataattttatttattgtaattaTATCCATacgaatataatatattaaaaagtcttataataataaattagtaatgttacgtacagtCGTGAAGTGTGTAAATGTtatacaatcactttaaaaaaaatgagatttatgtagattttatatttatttaattttttttaaagtaattatgtATCGCTTCCATACTCACAaatgcaaatatcatttatctaataatttatataaattttgaatattcaaATTTATAGCAAGCTATtcattaggggtgctacccgcaccatacggtgcggggtaggcacccccccgccccccgcccccgcatggggcggatggggaaaatcccccccgtcccccgcctccggtgtgcgggggcggggtaccccatcccgcatgacggggtacggggtgggggggcaGTCCGTCCGaccccccgcaccccccttctctctctctctctctctctgccattTTCCCTCTACACCGTTCTCCCTCTCTCCCCCCATAGCTTGCTTGAAATGGTGCGCTCCACTGTAGCCCACGCCCACGCCTCGACGCCATAACAGCCACCGTAGCCCACGGCCACGCCCTTGCGTCGAGAGGCCATAACAGCCACCAACGCCCACGCCACGGTTTTGCGACGCCGTCCTTCCACCAACGCCCACGCCACGACGCCATAACAGCCACCGTAGCCCACGGCCACGCTCTTGTGTCGAGAGGCCATAACAGCCACCAACGCCCACGCCACGGTTCTGCGACGCCGTCCTTCCACCAACGCCCACGCCACGGTTAGACACCAGAAGAGAAGAAATGGGGAGGGGAAATCAACAGGgcttaaacttatatatatattatatatattatatatgatacgaggcgggggaaaaacggaccgggggggtccgtccccgtcccccgcccccgcatgggttACAGCTTATGggccggggggccccgccccggcCCTGACGGTGAGGATGTCCCGCCCCGCACTATGCGGAGacggggcgaacggggcggggcagcgggtaacggggccccgctgcccacccctactacTCATAAAAAAGTGGGCTGCACGATGAAAGAAAGTCACTTGTACATAGTCCGGTGACTTGTACCGAGCAATAGTTTAATGGGCTATCAAAATGAGCAATAGTTTAATGGGCTATCAAAAGTTTCATATGAAAAGTGGTGACTCGGGCCTAGACCAAGCCCAAGCCCTAAGCGGCCCATTGTTTCCGCTTCTTAAAACGCACTCGACCGTTGTAGGTGATCCACGCTTCCCCTACACAACGCTACCCTTTTTGCCTATGAGTCCCAGAATCCTTTCATGGTTCTCATCTTGTTCCTCAAATCCCATGGCTTTCAACCTAAACTATCTGCTTCTCCGAGCCACACTTCTCTCTTCTTCAGCCCCCTCTCATCGCTTCTCACTCTCAGAGATATGTGTTCCTATGCTCATGATCATGATCCTTGCACCACTTCAATGCACCCCACTTCTTCCTCTTCGTTATTGTCACAATCCCGTTCTGTTGTCAGAACAGTCTGTTCATTGGTCTCCGAGTCTTTCTACCGACAGGACCATGTGAGAATATCACCTCCCAAGCTTAATGTTCAGCTTGATACCGATTCTTTGACTCATGAACAGGCCATTACAGTCGTTGCTTCACTTGCCGCCGAGGCAGGTTCGATGGTGGCCTTGAGTTTCTTTTACTGGGCCATTGATTTCTCCAAGTTTCGCCATTTTATGCGGCTTTATATAGTGTGCGCCACTTCGTTGATTGGTAATGGGAATATGGAGAGGGCTCATGAAGTGATGCAGTGCATGGTGATGAATTTTGCTGAGATTGGGAGGTTGAGGGAGGCTATTGATATGGTTATTGAGATGCGAAATCAGGGGTTGGTGCCAAGTACTCGCACCTTGAATTGTGCGATTCGCATTGCATGTGAGATGGGCATGGTTGAATATGCTGAGAACGTGTTTGAGGAAATGTGCGTCAGAGGGGTGTTTCCTGATTGTTGCAGTTATAAGTTGATTGTCGTTAGTTATTGTAGGATCGGTAGAATTCTGGAGGCGGACAGGTGGTtgagtgaaatgcttggaagaAGCTTTGTGGTAGATAATGCGACCCTTACTATAATAATCAGTGCATTTTGTGAGAAGGGTTTTGTGAATAGAGCGTCTTGGTATTTCAATAAGATCGTTGAGATGGGTTTGACGCCAAACGTGATTAATTTCACATCATTGATTCATGGGTTGTGCAAGAAGGGCAGCATTAAGCAAGCGTTTGAAATGTTGGAGGAAATGGTTCGGAAAGGTTGGAAACCTAATGTGTATACTCATACAGCATTGATTGATGGGCTCTGCAAGAAGGGATGGACTGAGAAGGCTTTTAGACTGTTTCTTAAGCTTGTCCGGAGTGCTAATTACAAGCCAAATGTTCACACATATACAGCCATGATCAGTGGGTATTGCAAAGAGGACAAGTTGAATCGTGCTGAGATGTTGTTGAGCAGAATGAAAGAACAGGGATTGGCCCCCAACACTAAAACATATACTACTCTCATTGATGGGCACTGTAAAGTAGGAAATTTCGGAAGAGCATACGAGTTGATGAACTTAATGGAAAATGAGGGTTTCCCTCCTAATATCTGTACATATAATGCAATTATCGATTGCCTCTGCAAAAAGGGAAGGGTTCACGAGGCTTGTGAATTGCTTAAGAAGGGTTTTAGTCGTGGATTGCAAGCTGATAGATTCACGTATACTATTCTCATATCTGAGCACTGCAAGCAGGCAGATACTAAGCAAGCCTTGGTGTTTTTCAATAAGATGGTCAAAGTTGGCATTCAACCTGATATTCATATGTATACTACATTAATCGCTGCCTTTTGTAGGCAAAAAAGATTAATAGAGAGTGAGAAATTTTTTGAAGAAGCTGTCATGCTCGGCCTGGTTCCAACAAAGGAGACTTATACATCCATGATATGTGGCTACTGCAGGGATGGAAATCTGAACTTGGCTGTGAAGTATTTTCATAGGATGAGAGATCATGGATGTACACCGGACAGTATTACTTATGGTGCTCTTATAAGTGGGCTTTGCAAAGGGTTCAAGTTGGAGGAGGCTCGTCGGTTATATGACAACATGATGGATAAGGGGCTGGCCCCTTGTGAAGTTACTCGGCTAACCTTGGCTTATGAGTTTTGCAGAATAGACGATTCTGCTTCTGCCATGATTATATTAGAAAGACTAGACACAAAGCTCTGGATCTGGACTGTTAATACCTTGGTCAGGAAGCTTTGTAGTGAGAGGAAAGTGGGCGCGGCGGCATTGTTCTTTCATAGATTATTAGACAAGGACCGTAATGCAGATCGTGTGACTTTGGCGGCATTCATGACTGCTTGTTATGAAAGCAACAACTATGCTCTTGTTTCTAACTTGTCTGAGAAGATCTCTAAAGGAATTGGTTAGCAGCTGTTAAAAAGATTGGTGAATTCACTTATGTTGAAAAGCTGAGCTGCTAAAGAAAGTTTTGTAGCGTAATTCCTTTTCCTACTGCTGATATCTTTAAAAACTTGGAAGCCTATTAGCATGGTAAGCCAGTTATTCTCATTGGATGTAGAGTTCCATTGCCATTGAACGTCTTTAAGTCTTTCCTGAATAACAGTTAGAGGTGTTACAAATGCATTGAATGACACAAAGGATTGGCCAGAAGTCTCTTAGAATCAGGGTTCAATATTTCTTGATTTCACAAAAGTTTGAAGGGATTGTAAATATTCGAGTCTTTTGACTCGTATACAAAATGACATTACATCCTAGTTGAGTTGAATGTAATGTTGAATGAGGATTCAGTTATTATCAATGTTAGCAATATGTGCAATCAGTGTTCTGTTGTGTTTCATTCAGTTCTTGGGTTGGAATAATTCCTAAGTTTTGGTGGCAAATAGCTGTGTAACAATGCTAAACCATTCCATTTTTCCAATATATCCCTATTTTTTAGAGTAAAAAATTAGTTGATTTGTTTTCCTGAGGCCTTTCTTTGGAAATGGTTTCCCTCTttcgagatatatatatatatatatata
This sequence is a window from Carya illinoinensis cultivar Pawnee chromosome 9, C.illinoinensisPawnee_v1, whole genome shotgun sequence. Protein-coding genes within it:
- the LOC122275294 gene encoding protein EXORDIUM-like 7, which translates into the protein MQKHRYCHFLLISCFCFSALALSWSHNKQFDQALNYEGSSDLVNLEYHMGPVLASPIKLYVIWYGHWNPTHQATIRDFLYSLSSSSSYPSVADWWRTVRLYTDQTGSNITGSIVLSGEFYDSKYSHGGYLSRLAIQSVIGTAVNAYPRALPLNPHNGLYLVLTSPDVQVQDFCRAVCGFHYFTFPNIVGVTVPYAWVGHSGTQCPGVCSYPFAWPKYSGKPPPSTNGGNNIMRAPNGDAGADGMISVIAHELAEVSSNPLVNAWYAGDDPTAPTEIADLCMGVYGTGGGGGYVGKVYRDSWGSGYNVNGVKGRKFLVQWVWNPVTKRCFGPNAAY
- the LOC122275132 gene encoding pentatricopeptide repeat-containing protein At4g19890 — translated: MVLILFLKSHGFQPKLSASPSHTSLFFSPLSSLLTLRDMCSYAHDHDPCTTSMHPTSSSSLLSQSRSVVRTVCSLVSESFYRQDHVRISPPKLNVQLDTDSLTHEQAITVVASLAAEAGSMVALSFFYWAIDFSKFRHFMRLYIVCATSLIGNGNMERAHEVMQCMVMNFAEIGRLREAIDMVIEMRNQGLVPSTRTLNCAIRIACEMGMVEYAENVFEEMCVRGVFPDCCSYKLIVVSYCRIGRILEADRWLSEMLGRSFVVDNATLTIIISAFCEKGFVNRASWYFNKIVEMGLTPNVINFTSLIHGLCKKGSIKQAFEMLEEMVRKGWKPNVYTHTALIDGLCKKGWTEKAFRLFLKLVRSANYKPNVHTYTAMISGYCKEDKLNRAEMLLSRMKEQGLAPNTKTYTTLIDGHCKVGNFGRAYELMNLMENEGFPPNICTYNAIIDCLCKKGRVHEACELLKKGFSRGLQADRFTYTILISEHCKQADTKQALVFFNKMVKVGIQPDIHMYTTLIAAFCRQKRLIESEKFFEEAVMLGLVPTKETYTSMICGYCRDGNLNLAVKYFHRMRDHGCTPDSITYGALISGLCKGFKLEEARRLYDNMMDKGLAPCEVTRLTLAYEFCRIDDSASAMIILERLDTKLWIWTVNTLVRKLCSERKVGAAALFFHRLLDKDRNADRVTLAAFMTACYESNNYALVSNLSEKISKGIG